From the genome of Methylocystis bryophila, one region includes:
- a CDS encoding TonB-dependent receptor has translation MSAAKRPLSLRSFNRDERRVFRAPLDRPKKVAGVAAVLASGVGAVAVAENATTTLPPVKVDAPSEKPRPLAAPKAKPVAIAAAKPRRAHAPSQHATHVARGGASGPASASTSTLAGAGGEGTGAAATGPVGPADGDPYADPAAPYKANRVASLKFTEPILNTPRTITVLTQEVLQDKNATSLREIARSTAGVTLGTGEGGNAFGDRFFIRGFDARNDVFVDGIRDPAVSVRETFYAEQVEILRGPGSTFAGRGTAGGAVNIVTKQATDRGDFYDGVVQGSPSDGTKRVTLDVNKVINPVLAVRLNGLFQDANVAGRGYVVDDRNGVAGSVVFKPFDNFKLSAEYNHVRLSGLPDFGVPYNRITNRPFTEGVIPRASYFGLVNRDFQRAGQDFGTLTAEYRVNDAVLLTNKTRQERAVLNYVGTLAESPTITPNIIGSTVSLNPQSRYQVANVTANQTEGLLKFDTGPVKHAVVPGVEISREFVTRDTYSGLNSEGSAGGFSGSGSLTANLFLPPNELPVLIQPYRSLNPTYIGVDTKSGYLIETANYQDVVLVNGGVRYDDYHITSRSASTWAENNSGLINYNGGLVLKPLPYASLYAAYATSANPVGAELDGSAANYGGLNAADQIFPPQYNRASEIGTKWELFDRRLLATAALFKTTVSGAREVIGGVTTAEAAYRIQGLDLEAAGKVTDKWSLIGGLVLMDSRVTKSYAPTNVGLQLANIAHQSFSLLSKYELTDMIEVGGQAVYASRIYGGSNLAANGATSLNASGLPAPTKANPFINVPTELPSHWRFDVFAEAKVGPNITMKLFVANLFDRTYYDAFYQSAAPFALIAPGRSVTIEARMRF, from the coding sequence ATGTCTGCCGCCAAGCGTCCCTTGTCCTTACGGTCGTTCAATCGGGATGAACGACGGGTGTTCCGAGCGCCCCTCGATAGACCCAAAAAGGTCGCGGGCGTCGCCGCCGTTCTCGCGTCAGGGGTTGGCGCGGTGGCGGTCGCGGAAAATGCGACCACGACTCTACCGCCTGTGAAAGTCGATGCGCCGAGCGAAAAGCCGCGTCCGCTCGCCGCTCCCAAGGCGAAGCCCGTCGCCATAGCAGCCGCGAAGCCGCGCCGCGCGCACGCGCCGAGTCAGCACGCAACGCATGTCGCGCGTGGCGGCGCCTCGGGACCCGCGAGCGCTTCGACGTCGACGCTCGCCGGCGCGGGGGGCGAGGGGACCGGAGCCGCCGCTACAGGGCCCGTGGGGCCGGCCGACGGCGACCCTTACGCCGATCCGGCCGCGCCCTATAAGGCGAACCGCGTCGCATCGCTGAAGTTCACCGAGCCAATCCTCAACACGCCGCGCACGATCACCGTGCTGACGCAGGAAGTGCTTCAGGACAAGAATGCGACGTCGTTACGTGAAATCGCGCGCAGCACCGCCGGCGTGACGCTTGGCACGGGCGAAGGTGGAAACGCCTTCGGCGACCGCTTCTTCATTCGCGGCTTCGACGCCCGCAACGATGTTTTCGTCGACGGCATCCGCGACCCCGCCGTCAGCGTGCGCGAAACCTTTTACGCCGAGCAGGTCGAAATCCTGCGCGGCCCCGGGTCGACCTTCGCCGGACGCGGCACGGCGGGCGGCGCGGTAAACATCGTCACGAAGCAGGCGACCGATCGGGGAGACTTCTACGACGGGGTCGTGCAGGGCTCGCCCTCCGACGGGACGAAGCGCGTCACGCTCGACGTCAACAAGGTGATCAATCCTGTCCTCGCCGTGCGCCTCAATGGACTGTTTCAGGACGCCAATGTCGCCGGTCGCGGCTATGTCGTGGACGACCGCAATGGCGTCGCGGGCTCCGTAGTCTTCAAGCCCTTCGATAATTTCAAGCTCTCGGCCGAATACAACCATGTGCGGCTGTCCGGGCTTCCAGACTTCGGCGTGCCATACAACCGCATCACCAATCGGCCCTTCACCGAAGGGGTTATCCCGCGCGCCAGCTATTTCGGGCTCGTGAACCGCGACTTCCAGAGAGCCGGGCAGGACTTCGGAACGCTGACCGCCGAATATCGCGTCAACGACGCCGTCCTGCTCACCAATAAGACTCGGCAGGAGCGCGCCGTCCTGAATTATGTCGGAACGCTCGCCGAGTCGCCGACGATCACACCAAATATCATTGGCTCGACCGTCAGCCTCAACCCGCAGAGCCGCTATCAGGTGGCGAATGTGACGGCCAACCAGACCGAGGGCTTGCTCAAATTCGACACCGGCCCAGTCAAGCACGCGGTCGTGCCGGGCGTCGAGATCTCGCGGGAGTTCGTCACCCGCGACACCTACTCGGGGCTGAACTCGGAAGGCTCGGCCGGGGGCTTTAGCGGCTCGGGAAGCCTCACCGCTAATTTGTTCCTGCCGCCCAACGAGCTCCCGGTGCTCATCCAACCCTATCGATCCCTCAACCCGACCTATATCGGCGTCGATACGAAATCCGGCTATCTCATCGAGACCGCCAACTACCAGGACGTCGTGCTGGTCAACGGCGGCGTGCGCTACGACGACTACCACATCACGTCGCGCTCGGCGTCGACCTGGGCGGAGAACAATTCGGGTCTCATCAACTACAATGGGGGCCTCGTCCTCAAGCCGCTTCCCTATGCGAGCCTCTATGCCGCCTATGCGACTTCCGCCAATCCGGTCGGCGCCGAACTCGACGGAAGCGCCGCGAATTACGGAGGCCTCAACGCTGCGGATCAGATCTTTCCGCCGCAATATAATCGGGCCTCCGAGATCGGGACCAAGTGGGAGCTGTTCGACCGGCGCCTGCTCGCGACGGCGGCGCTCTTCAAGACGACCGTCAGCGGCGCGCGCGAGGTGATCGGCGGCGTGACGACGGCCGAGGCAGCCTACCGCATTCAGGGTCTCGATCTCGAAGCCGCCGGAAAGGTCACCGACAAATGGAGCCTCATCGGCGGTCTAGTGCTCATGGATTCTCGCGTGACGAAATCCTACGCCCCGACCAATGTCGGCCTGCAGCTCGCGAACATTGCGCATCAATCCTTCAGCCTGCTCTCGAAATATGAGCTGACCGACATGATCGAAGTCGGCGGCCAGGCGGTCTATGCGTCGAGGATTTACGGGGGCTCCAATTTGGCGGCGAACGGCGCGACGTCGCTGAACGCATCCGGGCTGCCGGCGCCCACGAAGGCCAATCCCTTCATCAATGTTCCGACCGAGCTGCCGTCGCACTGGCGCTTCGACGTCTTCGCCGAAGCCAAGGTCGGGCCGAACATCACCATGAAACTCTTCGTCGCGAACCTCTTCGATCGCACCTACTACGACGCCTTTTATCAGTCGGCCGCGCCCTTCGCGCTAATCGCGCCAGGGCGCAGCGTGACCATCGAAGCGCGCATGCGCTTTTAG
- a CDS encoding Fe2+-dependent dioxygenase, translating to MLILVPKALEREDLSTFRGVLDAAEWEDGASTAGANSARVKSNRQLPTDGEASRRLGARVVSALLANPAFVSAAIPLRIFPPLFNRYDEGDHFDPHVDNALRGDAMTGARLRADLAATLFLSEAEEYDGGELIVEDLYGSRRFKPAAGDLVLFSAGSLHMVTPVTRGARFAAFLWLQSMIRGDEARGLVHDLDLSIQDLAPRLGRDDLDIRRLSIVYHNLIRSWGEA from the coding sequence ATTCTCATTCTCGTCCCCAAGGCGCTCGAGCGCGAAGACTTGTCGACCTTCCGCGGCGTCCTGGACGCCGCGGAATGGGAGGATGGCGCCTCAACCGCCGGCGCCAATTCGGCGCGCGTGAAAAGCAACCGTCAGCTTCCAACGGATGGAGAGGCCTCCCGCAGACTCGGTGCGCGTGTCGTCTCGGCGCTGCTCGCCAATCCCGCCTTCGTTTCGGCGGCCATCCCGCTGCGCATCTTCCCCCCGCTCTTCAACCGTTACGACGAGGGCGATCATTTCGATCCGCATGTCGACAACGCCCTTCGGGGCGACGCCATGACCGGCGCGCGCCTTCGCGCCGATCTAGCGGCGACGCTCTTCCTGTCGGAAGCCGAGGAATATGACGGCGGCGAGCTCATCGTCGAGGACCTCTACGGTTCTCGCCGGTTCAAGCCCGCCGCGGGCGACCTCGTGCTTTTCTCCGCCGGCAGCCTGCACATGGTGACGCCGGTCACCCGCGGCGCGCGCTTCGCCGCGTTCCTCTGGCTGCAAAGCATGATCCGCGGCGACGAAGCGCGGGGGCTCGTCCACGATCTCGATCTCTCCATTCAGGATCTGGCGCCGCGCCTGGGCAGAGACGATCTCGACATCCGACGACTTTCGATCGTCTATCACAATCTCATTCGCAGCTGGGGAGAGGCTTGA
- a CDS encoding Fe2+-dependent dioxygenase: MLICIPQVLGKPEVIAFREVMAKADWEDGGGTAGPQSMLVKNNAQLPQASAAAHKLGEGVLQALSRSPVFISAALPKRIFPPLFNRYGVGQGFGLHVDNAIRATPNSEIRIRTDLSVTLFLSEPEDYDGGELVIEDRVGQQEVKLGAGDLVLYPSTSLHLVREVTRGERVASFFWLQSLIRDNAARALLFDLDRTIQSLTQRLGGGDPACVKLTATYHNLIRTWAEI; encoded by the coding sequence ATGCTGATCTGCATACCGCAGGTTCTCGGAAAGCCGGAGGTCATCGCGTTTCGCGAGGTCATGGCGAAGGCCGATTGGGAGGACGGCGGAGGGACGGCGGGCCCGCAGTCGATGCTTGTCAAGAACAACGCGCAGTTGCCGCAGGCGAGCGCCGCGGCGCACAAGCTCGGCGAAGGCGTCTTGCAGGCGCTCTCTCGATCCCCGGTTTTCATCTCGGCCGCATTGCCCAAACGCATATTTCCGCCGCTCTTCAATCGCTATGGCGTCGGACAGGGCTTCGGTCTGCACGTCGACAACGCGATACGCGCCACGCCGAACAGCGAGATTCGGATCCGCACCGATCTCTCGGTGACGCTGTTTCTCTCGGAGCCAGAAGACTACGACGGCGGAGAATTGGTGATCGAGGATCGCGTCGGTCAGCAGGAGGTGAAGCTCGGCGCTGGCGATCTTGTCCTTTATCCCTCAACGAGCTTGCATCTCGTGCGCGAGGTCACGCGAGGCGAACGCGTCGCGTCTTTTTTCTGGCTACAAAGCCTGATCCGCGACAATGCGGCGCGCGCTTTGCTTTTCGATCTCGACCGCACAATCCAGTCTCTGACGCAACGATTGGGCGGCGGAGACCCCGCCTGCGTCAAACTCACCGCGACTTACCACAACCTCATCCGGACATGGGCTGAAATATGA
- the exbB gene encoding tonB-system energizer ExbB encodes MKHPAALFMLAAAFPHAALAQAPSRALDAAVASGKPHDLSLLTMFVNADFVVKIVILSLLIASIVTWTVLVAKTIELKRARKSALDAIAALSAARGLPEARLALGAGDKLPKALLGEATRELKLSSDIPSGPGVKERVASCFGEIERAEALSIKRGTGILASVGSTGPFVGLFGTVWGIMDSFIGISKAQTTNLAVVAPGIAEALLATAIGLFAAIPAVLIYNHLARETGAYLELVSNLSGELLRIVSRDLDRNEARASGQIHAAE; translated from the coding sequence ATGAAACATCCTGCCGCTCTCTTCATGCTCGCCGCCGCATTTCCGCATGCCGCATTGGCGCAGGCGCCGTCGCGCGCGCTCGACGCAGCCGTTGCGTCCGGCAAGCCGCACGATCTGTCTCTCCTGACGATGTTCGTCAACGCTGACTTCGTCGTGAAGATCGTGATCCTGAGCTTGCTGATCGCGTCGATTGTTACTTGGACCGTGCTCGTCGCCAAGACGATCGAGCTCAAACGCGCGCGCAAGAGCGCGCTCGACGCCATCGCCGCGCTCTCCGCCGCGCGCGGACTGCCTGAAGCGCGTCTTGCGTTGGGCGCCGGCGACAAGCTCCCCAAGGCCTTGCTCGGCGAAGCGACGCGCGAGCTGAAGCTCTCTTCCGACATTCCTTCCGGACCTGGCGTCAAGGAGCGCGTCGCGTCCTGCTTTGGGGAGATCGAACGCGCCGAGGCCCTGTCGATCAAGCGAGGCACGGGGATACTCGCGTCAGTTGGCTCGACAGGGCCGTTCGTCGGTCTGTTTGGCACCGTATGGGGCATCATGGACAGCTTTATCGGCATCTCCAAAGCGCAAACCACCAATCTCGCGGTGGTCGCGCCGGGCATCGCCGAAGCGTTGCTCGCGACCGCGATCGGCCTCTTCGCCGCCATCCCCGCCGTGCTGATCTACAACCACCTTGCGCGCGAGACCGGCGCCTATCTGGAGCTCGTGTCCAATCTATCAGGCGAGCTGCTGCGCATCGTGTCGCGCGATCTCGATCGCAACGAGGCTCGCGCCTCTGGGCAAATTCACGCAGCGGAGTAA
- the exbD gene encoding TonB system transport protein ExbD — protein sequence MAGHLAKNDLQETHEINVTPFIDVMLVLLIIFMVAAPLATVDLPVELPASNAAPHEKPDKPLYVTIQSDLALALGETPVKRADLISALEARGGDKSRRIYLRADTAVPYGEMMAVLERLRAGGYLKVALVALDAGGAKGP from the coding sequence GTGGCCGGACATCTTGCCAAAAACGATCTTCAAGAAACTCACGAGATCAACGTCACGCCTTTCATCGACGTCATGCTCGTGCTGCTCATCATCTTCATGGTCGCGGCGCCGCTTGCGACCGTCGATCTTCCCGTGGAGCTGCCGGCGTCCAACGCTGCGCCGCACGAGAAGCCCGATAAGCCGCTCTATGTCACGATCCAGTCCGATCTCGCGCTCGCGCTCGGCGAGACGCCCGTCAAGCGCGCCGATTTGATCTCCGCGCTGGAGGCGCGCGGCGGCGACAAGAGCAGGCGCATCTATTTGCGCGCCGATACCGCCGTGCCCTATGGCGAGATGATGGCTGTTCTCGAGCGTCTCCGCGCCGGCGGCTATCTCAAGGTGGCCTTGGTGGCGCTCGACGCCGGCGGCGCGAAGGGGCCGTGA
- a CDS encoding TonB family protein: MSAAPRFLDAHQPSGRLWGLAAATALALHLTAFAAMTVKLREDIDEEGGAPAIELALEPSAPRDQETPDAPPGPETDESVAATSSVASSEAKESKEEKITQTQAEDAEITREEKALKPNENEKAQRAQQVLSNESQASEATAPPKSDAQAVSERPAAPVHGVDAKANAAVLSWQKQLVAHLNRAKRYPAGGARRAAEVAIFFSIDRRGHVLDYRVQKSSGESVFDDAALAMMKRADPVPPPPPVIADEGLTFEVPVQFRTGKH, translated from the coding sequence ATGAGCGCGGCGCCCCGTTTTCTCGACGCGCATCAGCCGAGCGGCCGCCTGTGGGGCCTCGCGGCGGCGACGGCCCTTGCGCTGCATCTGACCGCCTTCGCGGCGATGACCGTTAAGCTTCGCGAGGACATCGACGAAGAGGGCGGCGCGCCCGCCATTGAGCTCGCGCTCGAGCCTTCCGCGCCGCGCGACCAGGAGACGCCCGACGCTCCGCCCGGGCCGGAGACGGACGAGTCCGTCGCCGCGACCTCGTCCGTCGCTTCCTCCGAAGCGAAGGAGAGCAAGGAAGAGAAGATCACGCAGACCCAAGCGGAGGATGCGGAGATCACTCGCGAGGAGAAAGCGCTCAAGCCCAACGAGAACGAGAAGGCGCAGCGCGCGCAGCAAGTCCTCTCCAACGAGTCGCAGGCCTCCGAAGCCACCGCTCCGCCGAAGTCGGACGCGCAGGCCGTCTCGGAACGGCCGGCCGCGCCTGTCCATGGCGTCGACGCCAAGGCCAATGCGGCCGTGCTGAGCTGGCAAAAACAACTCGTGGCGCATCTCAACCGCGCCAAGCGATATCCCGCCGGGGGCGCACGCCGCGCGGCCGAGGTCGCGATCTTCTTTTCCATCGATCGCCGCGGCCATGTTCTCGATTATCGCGTGCAGAAGTCGTCGGGCGAAAGCGTCTTCGACGACGCGGCGCTCGCCATGATGAAACGCGCAGACCCTGTTCCACCGCCGCCGCCGGTCATAGCCGACGAGGGACTGACCTTCGAGGTCCCGGTGCAATTTCGCACGGGAAAACATTGA
- a CDS encoding small metal-binding protein SmbP: MQRRQFMIGAMALAFSQGMAVPVAFAAGDHVAQAIDQIAKAIPYGEQPHHSSSFVQHIDNAIDHAVMAQRTRPSANVKRAIALLRRARRTAYGTHMLSYSRRAARYAQKALADLQKG, from the coding sequence ATGCAACGACGCCAGTTTATGATCGGCGCGATGGCTCTCGCGTTCAGCCAGGGGATGGCCGTTCCGGTCGCGTTCGCCGCCGGCGACCATGTCGCCCAGGCCATAGATCAGATCGCCAAGGCGATACCTTACGGAGAGCAGCCGCATCATAGCTCCTCTTTCGTCCAGCACATCGACAATGCGATTGATCACGCGGTAATGGCGCAAAGGACGCGCCCGAGCGCGAACGTCAAGCGAGCGATCGCTCTGCTGCGCCGCGCGCGCAGGACGGCCTATGGGACGCATATGCTGAGCTATTCGCGTCGGGCCGCCCGCTACGCGCAGAAAGCGCTCGCCGACTTGCAAAAGGGCTAG
- a CDS encoding carboxymuconolactone decarboxylase family protein — MQPRLNPYEIAPQTMQPMLDLEAQVKKSGLELGLIELVKTRASQINGCAYCIHMHTRDARAKGESEERLYLLDAWRESPLYSPRERAALAWTEALTLVSQTHAPDEDYEQLSAQFSVQERVKLTLLIATINAWNRIAIGFRSLHPVGTGHAGA; from the coding sequence ATGCAGCCCCGCCTGAACCCATACGAGATCGCGCCGCAGACCATGCAGCCCATGCTCGACCTCGAAGCTCAAGTGAAGAAGAGCGGACTCGAGCTCGGCCTGATCGAGCTCGTGAAGACGCGCGCTTCGCAGATCAACGGCTGCGCATACTGCATTCATATGCACACCAGGGACGCCCGAGCGAAGGGCGAAAGTGAGGAGCGTCTTTATCTCCTCGACGCCTGGCGCGAGTCGCCGCTCTACAGCCCGCGCGAGCGCGCGGCGCTCGCCTGGACGGAAGCGCTGACCCTGGTGTCGCAGACCCACGCGCCGGACGAGGACTACGAACAATTGAGCGCGCAGTTTTCGGTCCAGGAGCGGGTCAAGCTCACGCTCCTGATCGCCACCATCAATGCCTGGAACCGGATCGCTATCGGCTTTCGCTCCCTCCACCCGGTCGGAACCGGCCATGCCGGCGCCTGA
- a CDS encoding sigma-70 family RNA polymerase sigma factor — MPAPEPTPASAAAEGVAIDPATSFRPLRSRLMGIAYRMLGSVADAEDIVQDAYVRWHAAERSEIRVPASYLARVVTRLCLDHLKSARVRRESYVGPWLPEPLIASPEQEGADTQEVSLLLMLVLERLSPLERAAFLLHDLFDLSFNEIAETLEREASACRQLAARARKRVRDTRPRFALNSDEGPRIADAFFEASRTGNADALRQLLAEAVVAYTDGGGRRPAALNPILGRDRVARMFLGLARKSAYLQPPILRRGFINALPGFVTVERGGVLQTTALLIENALIARIYIVRNPDKLRHLSTGEPLSGT; from the coding sequence ATGCCGGCGCCTGAGCCGACGCCAGCATCCGCAGCCGCCGAGGGGGTCGCGATCGACCCCGCGACCTCCTTCCGCCCCCTGCGTTCGCGGCTCATGGGGATCGCCTATCGGATGCTCGGCTCCGTCGCTGACGCCGAAGACATCGTCCAGGACGCCTATGTGCGTTGGCACGCGGCAGAGCGCAGCGAAATCCGCGTTCCGGCCTCCTATCTCGCCCGCGTCGTAACGCGTCTCTGCCTCGATCATTTGAAATCTGCGCGCGTGCGGCGCGAAAGCTATGTCGGCCCCTGGCTGCCGGAACCGCTGATCGCCTCGCCTGAGCAAGAGGGCGCCGACACGCAGGAGGTGTCGCTCCTGCTCATGCTGGTGTTGGAGCGGCTGTCGCCGCTGGAGCGCGCGGCTTTCCTCCTGCACGACCTGTTCGACCTTTCCTTCAACGAGATCGCCGAGACGCTCGAGCGCGAAGCGAGCGCATGCCGCCAGCTTGCGGCGCGCGCCCGCAAGCGCGTCCGCGACACGCGGCCGCGTTTCGCCTTGAACTCTGACGAAGGCCCGCGCATCGCCGACGCCTTCTTCGAAGCCTCGCGCACCGGCAATGCCGACGCGCTGCGACAACTCCTTGCCGAGGCGGTCGTCGCCTACACCGACGGCGGTGGGCGAAGGCCCGCGGCCCTCAACCCAATCCTGGGCCGGGACCGGGTCGCGCGGATGTTCCTCGGCCTTGCGCGAAAATCCGCTTATCTGCAGCCGCCGATCCTGCGCCGCGGTTTCATCAACGCGCTGCCGGGGTTCGTCACGGTCGAACGCGGCGGCGTGCTGCAGACGACGGCGCTCCTGATCGAGAACGCGCTTATCGCCAGAATCTACATCGTCCGGAATCCGGACAAGCTCCGGCATTTATCGACAGGCGAGCCGCTCAGTGGAACGTAG
- a CDS encoding cupin domain-containing protein, giving the protein MKSRLLIATAAALTLAATGAPHAGDHAAEHDAAVDAKPDFAGLIPNIPGKSLKTVIVNYGPGGASAPHRHASSAFILAYVLEGEVRSSVNGEPPRIFRAGEHWTENPGDVHGVSENASKTKPAKLLAIFVLDSDDNDLTRPDVQREPP; this is encoded by the coding sequence TTGAAGAGCCGACTCTTGATCGCGACAGCGGCGGCGTTGACGCTGGCGGCCACCGGCGCTCCCCACGCGGGAGATCATGCCGCCGAGCACGACGCGGCCGTCGACGCGAAGCCAGACTTTGCCGGGCTGATCCCGAATATCCCCGGCAAGTCGCTGAAGACCGTGATCGTCAATTATGGCCCTGGCGGCGCCTCCGCCCCCCACCGGCATGCAAGCTCCGCCTTTATTCTCGCCTATGTCCTGGAAGGCGAGGTTCGTAGCTCCGTGAATGGCGAGCCTCCGCGCATCTTTAGGGCTGGGGAACATTGGACCGAGAATCCCGGCGACGTCCACGGCGTCAGCGAGAATGCGAGCAAGACCAAGCCGGCTAAGCTGCTCGCGATCTTCGTCCTAGACAGCGACGACAATGATCTCACCAGGCCTGATGTGCAAAGAGAGCCGCCATGA
- a CDS encoding TonB-dependent receptor domain-containing protein has translation MRPMSRLASISLATLAGALTQAAQAQTALPDINVSSPLRAHPRPAPAAQPVVSTPHPAAAASPTAPVTRRAVARAPAPTPAQSPSAQQTSAASPAPFVAATTPAAINITSAKEIEQTHQFDVAKALERAATNVIIEDVQGNPFSPQVDFRGFAASPVSGTPQGLAVYMNGIRINEAWGDTVNWDLIPTVAIDRTAIVTGNPLFGLNAIGGAVVMDMKNGFTYHGFELDGRGGSFGRRQGAMQAGVEQDGVAAYVAIEAAGDKGYRKFSGSQIHRLYGDLGWRGDQAEIHLSTNIAANKFGVSASAPNDLVNNATDAVYTTPQTTKNTLSQFDLNGVFTPQQNWKILADAHYRAFDQAHVDGNTTDFASCGGPTLCDNNGNSTYMPDFFGPNAALAAIDRTWTTSRTVGGTVQIENTDKLGFSELPNKIVFGVNLEHGWTHFAASEELGLLNPYDLSVPGLGVINLDPAGDVSPVKLNAANTYLGVYALDTFEATDKLTFTAGARYNLATISLYDLYSTQLNGSSSYDHLNPVVGATYKITQEVAAYASYSESNRAPTPLELGCADPNHPCLIDNFLVSDPHLSQVVAHSIETGLRGGFHPASYLPAEAGALLPGRVDWSAGVYRTTSFNDILSVPSQVTGQGYFTNAGVTQRQGIETQVRYTDEKLSAYVNYALTDATFRSMLELGSPNNPLVVAYNTATGLSASSILVMPGSHMTSIPKHRLKGGFDYALTKEWKVGMDVVYTAGNWVRGDEINAFGTLPSYATVNLRSSYQLTKNFQVYGLIDNVGGARGRSFGTFFNTTQIPFLSFSDPRQVSITAPTGFYAGAKMTF, from the coding sequence ATGCGCCCGATGAGCCGTCTCGCCTCGATATCCCTGGCAACCTTGGCCGGCGCGCTAACCCAGGCGGCTCAGGCTCAGACCGCGCTGCCCGACATCAACGTCTCCTCGCCGCTGAGAGCGCACCCGAGGCCGGCGCCGGCGGCGCAGCCGGTCGTCTCCACGCCGCATCCGGCGGCCGCCGCATCTCCGACAGCTCCCGTCACTCGGCGCGCCGTCGCGAGGGCGCCCGCGCCGACGCCGGCTCAGTCCCCCTCGGCGCAGCAGACCTCGGCCGCCTCCCCGGCTCCGTTCGTCGCGGCGACGACGCCTGCGGCCATCAACATCACCAGCGCGAAGGAAATCGAGCAGACGCACCAATTCGATGTGGCGAAGGCGTTGGAGCGCGCCGCGACAAACGTGATTATCGAGGACGTGCAAGGCAATCCCTTCTCGCCTCAGGTCGATTTCCGCGGCTTCGCCGCTTCGCCGGTCAGCGGCACGCCCCAAGGCCTCGCCGTCTATATGAACGGCATCCGCATCAACGAGGCCTGGGGCGACACGGTCAATTGGGATCTGATTCCGACCGTCGCGATCGATCGCACCGCCATCGTCACCGGCAATCCGCTCTTCGGCCTCAATGCGATCGGCGGCGCCGTCGTGATGGATATGAAGAACGGCTTCACCTATCACGGCTTCGAGCTCGACGGCCGCGGCGGCAGCTTCGGCCGGCGCCAGGGCGCGATGCAAGCCGGCGTCGAGCAGGACGGCGTCGCCGCCTATGTCGCGATCGAGGCCGCTGGCGACAAAGGCTATCGCAAATTCTCAGGCTCCCAGATCCACCGGCTCTATGGCGATCTCGGCTGGCGCGGCGATCAAGCCGAAATCCACCTATCGACGAATATCGCCGCCAACAAGTTCGGCGTCTCAGCCTCGGCGCCCAATGATCTCGTAAATAACGCCACGGATGCAGTCTATACGACTCCGCAGACGACGAAGAACACGCTCTCGCAGTTCGACCTGAACGGCGTCTTCACGCCGCAGCAGAACTGGAAGATCCTCGCCGACGCGCATTATCGCGCCTTCGACCAGGCGCATGTCGACGGCAACACGACCGACTTCGCATCTTGCGGCGGCCCGACGCTCTGCGACAACAACGGCAATTCGACCTACATGCCCGACTTCTTCGGGCCGAACGCGGCGCTCGCCGCCATCGACCGCACCTGGACGACCTCGCGCACGGTGGGCGGGACCGTGCAGATCGAGAACACGGACAAGCTCGGCTTCAGCGAGTTGCCCAACAAGATCGTCTTCGGCGTCAACCTCGAGCACGGCTGGACCCATTTCGCCGCCAGCGAGGAGTTGGGCCTGCTGAATCCTTATGATTTGAGCGTGCCGGGGCTGGGGGTCATCAATTTAGATCCGGCAGGCGACGTGAGCCCCGTAAAGCTCAACGCCGCCAACACCTATCTCGGCGTCTATGCGCTCGACACATTCGAGGCGACCGACAAGCTCACCTTCACGGCCGGCGCGCGCTACAATCTGGCGACGATCTCGCTTTACGACCTTTACAGCACGCAGCTCAACGGCTCGTCGAGCTACGACCATCTCAATCCGGTCGTCGGCGCGACCTACAAAATCACGCAGGAAGTCGCGGCCTACGCCAGCTATTCAGAGTCGAACCGCGCGCCGACGCCGCTCGAGCTCGGCTGCGCCGATCCGAACCACCCCTGCCTCATCGACAATTTCCTCGTCTCCGATCCGCATCTCTCCCAAGTCGTCGCCCATTCGATCGAAACCGGTCTGCGCGGAGGGTTTCACCCGGCCTCTTACCTCCCGGCCGAAGCCGGCGCGCTTCTCCCCGGACGCGTCGACTGGTCGGCAGGCGTCTACCGCACGACGAGCTTCAACGACATATTGAGCGTGCCGAGCCAGGTTACGGGTCAGGGCTATTTCACCAATGCCGGCGTCACGCAACGTCAGGGCATAGAGACACAAGTCCGCTACACGGACGAAAAGCTCTCGGCCTATGTGAATTACGCGCTGACGGACGCGACCTTCCGCTCGATGCTCGAGCTTGGCTCGCCGAACAATCCCTTGGTCGTGGCCTATAATACGGCCACGGGCCTCTCCGCCTCGTCGATCCTGGTCATGCCCGGCTCGCATATGACATCGATCCCGAAGCACCGGCTGAAGGGCGGTTTCGACTATGCGCTCACCAAGGAATGGAAGGTCGGCATGGACGTCGTCTATACGGCCGGCAATTGGGTGCGCGGCGACGAGATCAACGCCTTCGGCACGCTGCCTTCCTACGCGACCGTCAATCTACGCAGTTCCTATCAGCTGACGAAGAACTTTCAGGTCTATGGCCTGATCGACAATGTCGGCGGCGCGCGCGGGCGAAGCTTTGGAACCTTCTTCAACACGACGCAGATCCCCTTTCTCTCCTTCTCCGATCCGCGCCAGGTCTCGATCACAGCGCCGACCGGTTTTTACGCCGGCGCAAAGATGACGTTCTGA